A genomic stretch from Sander vitreus isolate 19-12246 chromosome 17, sanVit1, whole genome shotgun sequence includes:
- the lrit2 gene encoding leucine-rich repeat, immunoglobulin-like domain and transmembrane domain-containing protein 2 has product MDIICYLLVIALLNIQAYETYSQCLSGCSCVEDRHGRSLICMEENAFGAIPDNLPDDMTKIRIEKSHFTEISRGAFSNTPALENLWLNFNDITVINSKALEGLGNLTELRLQGNKLRSVPWTAFEDAPALKILDLKHNQLDVLPEHALKFLPGLTYLDLSFNLLTVISKEVFINWPLYQKLQSTEERDATAFGPNVVLALHDNAWLCDCRLKGFVEFIRSLRPPIILMNSYLTCSGPDFKAGKFFHEVELQACVKPIVTTPVSTLSMPQGANITLRCLAKARPDPAVWWTYGLKIIRGFHESQERVGEDTIRSLLVIPFLHAADRGVYTCTAVNFIGNSSVSILLDVQSPEGSQSSLLPGNLAPPPAASSENVYIDIRIAKQTVRGIIIEWYAALDRPAETWFTIHFGDVGTDKKEMVYIGPGIHSYSVSDLMPATKYEICVTLKNQIPRPGQCIVFVTGSDITEMEQREKLIHIVVIVLAMVLAVPIGMFACTTDTKFACLEGIMESWKNRQMERSSPRVERERQGTFDSLQATSDEGLFNKDSSEDRKVRRRSEDRQHKGKADHSRQTAELY; this is encoded by the exons ATGGACATAATTTGTTACCTGCTAGTTATAGCTTTGCTCAACATCCAGGCGTATGAAACGTATTCTCAATGTTTAAGCGGGTGCAGCTGTGTAGAAGACCGTCATGGAAG GTCGCTAATATGTATGGAGGAGAACGCGTTCGGGGCCATACCAGACAACCTTCCAGATGATATGACCAAAATACGAATAGAAAAATCTCACTTCACTGAAATATCCAGAGGGGCATTCTCAAACACGCCCGCCTTGGAGAACTTGTGGTTGAACTTTAATGATATCACAGTGATAAACTCAAAGGCTCTGGAGGGTTTGGGTAACTTAACCGAGCTTCGTCTGCAAGGTAACAAGCTCCGTTCAGTACCATGGACAGCGTTCGAGGACGCGCCGGCCCTCAAGATCCTGGACCTGAAGCACAACCAGCTGGACGTCCTGCCGGAGCATGCGTTAAAATTTTTGCCAGGTTTGACTTACTTAGACTTATCCTTCAATCTGCTTACCGTCATATCGAAGGAAGTCTTCATAAACTGGCCTCTCTACCAAAAACTACAGAGCACGGAGGAGCGAGACGCGACCGCTTTCGGGCCGAACGTCGTCCTTGCGCTCCACGACAACGCGTGGCTCTGCGACTGCCGCCTGAAGGGCTTCGTGGAATTCATCAGGTCCCTGCGCCCCCCGATTATACtgatgaactcctacttgaccTGCTCAGGGCCGGACTTTAAGGCGGGCAAGTTCTTTCATGAAGTAGAGCTGCAGGCGTGCGTAAAGCCCATCGTCACCACCCCTGTCTCCACCCTCAGCATGCCTCAGGGCGCAAACATCACCCTGCGCTGCCTCGCCAAGGCCAGGCCAGACCCCGCGGTGTGGTGGACATATGGCCTGAAGATAATCAGAGGATTTCATG AGTCTCAGGAAAGAGTGGGCGAAGACACCATCAGATCGCTCTTGGTGATCCCCTTCCTTCATGCAGCTGACCGTGGTGTCTACACCTGCACTGCCGTCAACTTCATTGGAAACTCCTCTGTCAGCATCCTCCTGGACGTCCAATCTCCTGAAGGCTCCCAGTCATCGCTCCTCCCTGGCAACCTAGCTCCGCCACCTGCTGCCAGTAGTGAAAATGTCTACATTGACATCCGCATCGCCAAACAGACAGTACGTGGTATCATCATTGAGTGGTACGCTGCCTTGGACCGCCCAGCTGAAACATGGTTCACAATCCACTTTGGCGACGTAGGTACTGATAAGAAAGAAATGGTCTATATCGGCCCTGGGATTCACTCTTACTCTGTCTCTGATCTGATGCCTGCTACCAAATATGAAATCTGTGTAACCCTTAAGAACCAGATACCGCGTCCAGGACAGTGCATTGTGTTtgtaacaggaagtgacattaCTGAGATGGAACAGAGGGAGAAGCTGATTCATATAGTGGTGATAGTTTTAGCCATGGTGCTTGCTGTGCCTATAGGTATGTTTGCCTGCACCACTGACACTAAGTTTGCCTGCCTGGAGGGTATCATGGAGTCCTGGAAGAACCGGCAGATGGAAAGAAGCTCCCCCCGGGTGGAGCGGGAGAGGCAGGGCACCTTCGACAGCCTGCAGGCCACCAGCGACGAGGGCCTATTTAATAAAGATTCCAGTGAAGACAGGAAGGTGAGGAGGAGGTCAGAGGACAGACAACATAAAGGCAAAGCCGACCACAGCAGACAAACAGCTGAACTATATTAA